Below is a window of Sylvia atricapilla isolate bSylAtr1 unplaced genomic scaffold, bSylAtr1.pri scaffold_98_arrow_ctg1, whole genome shotgun sequence DNA.
ATTTTCCGTGtttcttttgttggtttttttttttttcgtttgttggtttgtggttttttgtatGGAGAAATGAACTAAAGctgttttaaagggaaaaaaaataaaatggtagTTTTGAAAACTTTTAAACTTCGGGTCGCAGAATTTGTGGCAGGAAAAGGTGTTAAGAGAGGGAATTTTATCCAAAATTGGGAGGTAAATTGGCCTTTTTTCCCTGGTCTGTCCAAtgtacagggtttttttttttttcctcagatccATTGGGACAGGATTTTGCTGGGTAAATCCCCCACGTTTTACCGGTTTTCCCTGGATAAACCCCCATTCGGGACTGGCTTTCCCGGGATAAAAGCCCCACTTGACACCGACTTTCCCTGGATAAAAACCCCGGGTTTCAGCGGGTTTCCCGGGAATTCCCTTCCTGGAGCTTCTCGAACTGTTTGGAACtgccctctgtgtccccagggcggTTTGGGGGGTCCCTTTGTGTCCCCCCGCTTTGGGGACGCCCCCAAACCTCCCCCCCCTGGCAGCGCTCCGGGGGGCGTGGCCTCGGCTAAGGTCCTGCCTTATCATGCGTCTCGCATTTCCATTGGCTCATTTTACTGTCAATCACTTCCCACAGCAAGCCCCTATCAGGGGCGTGCCCTCCCCGCTCCGTCCCGCTTCTTTGCATCATCTCGCCATTCCATTGGCTGTACTCGCTGTCAATCTGAGCCACAGTTTCCCGCCCCTGCCCGCGGTGTGGGCGTGGCCTCCTCGTAATTGACAGCGCGCTCGCCCAATGAGGGGCGGAGCCTCGCTGCCTCCCCGACGtacggcggggccgggggggggggaatttggggaggggggagaaatTTGGGGGCCtcgggacccccgggaccccccgggacccccccggGACCCctcgggggcggggccgggcccggccgctCCGGCCCTTTGTGTCGGCGAGCGGCGGGCGAGGGGCCGGGAGCGGCTCGGGGGGGGCTCGGGAGGGACCCCCCAGGTTTGAAGGGGGGGACGGGGCTGCGGACCCCCAGGGTTCGGGGCTGGGGGGGCCGGACCCCAAATCTGGGGGGGCTGGGGGCGCTTCAGGGATAGGAGGGGTCGGGGGGGCTCCGCGACCCCAGGTTTGAAATGGGGAGGGGGTGCAGGACCCCAGATCTGGGGGGAGTGTGGGACCCCCAGGTTGGGGGGGTTCAGGGCCGGGAGGGAGGGTAGGGACCCCCCGGGgttggggggctgcaggggtggggaCCCCAGGTCTGCgagggggttttggggtggcGGGGGCAGGACCCCAATTGGGGAGTTCGCGATGGACTCCGGGGATATTCGAAAGGtctggggggttttgggggcgGCTGAAGCCGTGGGACCCCCAGGACAGGATTGAGGAGGGGGGGTCTTTCCTTCAGCACCCTCTGTCCCCCCTCCCCAGATCCACATCGGGATATTCTGGGGCAGGATGGAGacccccgctccccgcccgcgcTGGCGGCTGCGACCCCCGGAGGAGagcccggagcggggccgggacaCGGGGCGCTGCGCTGCCCGCGGCGGCGACTGGGCGCCGCGCCTCGTCCCgtccctgcccggggctcccgggggtCCCGGCGGTTCGGGCGGGGCCGGTACCGAGCTGCGGCGGCTCCGGTTCCGGCAGTTCCGCTACcaggaggcggcggggccgcgggacGTGTGGCGGAGGCTGCGGGAGCTGTCGCGACGGTGGCTGCGGCCCGAGGAGCGCAGCAAGGAGCAGAtcatggagctgctggtgctcgAGCAGTTCCTCAGCATCCTGCCCGAGGACATCCAGAGCTGGGTGTGGGTGCGGCACCCCGAGTCCTGCGCGCAGGCCGTGGCCCTGGCCGAGAGCTTCCAGCTGGGGCGAGGAGATCCCGACGGGATTTGGGAGCAGCAGGTGGGAGCGGGGTTAGATATGGGGCGGGAAGGGGGTTCCGAGGGGGTTCTGCCCCCCAAATTGGGAATTGTTTGCCCCCTTTGCATTCCTCCCGCTCCGTCCCGTCCCTGCTGTGGGATTCTGAGCTTGTTCCCCcgccaaaaaaccccagaactgGGACAGGAAAGGGGGTCATGGGTGCCTAAATCCCCTCAGCAGCTTTTGGGGGTCCTGGGCACccttttggggattttggggatcTCCAGCACCCAAATTCCTTCCAAAGCTTTTGGGGACCCTGGGTGTTCAGATCTCCTCGGCAGCTTTTGGGGGGTTCTGGGCTCCAGAATCCCCTCTGTGGCTCTTGGGGTCCTGGGCACCCAAAACCCATCAGAGTCTTTTGGGGTTGTGTCTGCAGCACCCCAAACTTTGAGAGCTTTTGAAGGGTCCTGGTCACCCAaatcccctctgcagctttttaGGGGTCTCAGCCCCCAAAATCTCCGTGGCATCATTTGGGGGTCCCAGGCACCCAAATCTCCTCTGGGGATGCCCAGCACCCAAAACCCTTTTAGATCCCCTCAGCAGTTACTGCAGGTCTTAGCCCCCAAAaccccctctgcagctctgggggtcCTGGGAAGCCCAAACCCCTCAGCGTCTTTTGGGGGTCCCCAGCACCCCAAACTTTGAGAGCTTTTGGGGGTTCCCAGGCACCCaaattccttctgcagctttttaGAGGTCCCAGCCCCCAAAATCTCCATGGCACCTTTTGTGTGTCCTGGGCACTCAAATCCCCTCTGGGGGTCCTGGGAACCCAAAACTCTTTTAGAGCTTTGGGGTGTCCagtgtccccaaatccccccggcaGCTCCGTGTCTCCgtccccaaatcccccaggTGACCGTGCGGGTGAAGGTGGAGGATGTGGCCCCTGGGGACATGGAGGACCCCGCAGCTTTCGAGgtccccccgagccccccgtCAGAGCCCCACCGGGAGGAGGCGGCTCCGGGCAAGGAGAAGGCGGCGGCTGAGGAAGGGGAGCCATGGGAAGGAGGTACCGGGATGGGGCAGGAAAACCTTCAGCCACCCCAAAAATGGGGTGAGGGTGGTGCTGGGGGAGCTTGGAGGTGGTTTGACCCAGAAATCATCTCAGTGGCCCCAAAAATCATCTCCTGGGAGTCAAAATTATCTCAGTGGAGccaaaaaccaaaatcctgGGGTCAAAAACCATCCCTTTGGGCATAAAATCAGCTCCTTGGGACAAAATCAACTTTTGGGGgtgaaaaaacatttccttggGTCAAAAACATCTCTTTAGCTTCAAAAACCATCTTGTTTGGGCTCCAAAGCATCTCTTTGGGTTCAAAACCCTCTTCTTGATGGTTTTGGGCTCCCAAACCATTTTCTTGGGTCAAAAACCATCTCCTTGGGCCAAAGTCATCTGCTTGTGTCCAAAACCATCTTGGGTCAAAACCCATCTCCTCTGAGTCAGGAGCCATTTGGGGGTTCAAAACCATCTCCTTGGGCTCCAAAACCTCTCCTTGGCTCCAACCCCACCTGCTCAGAGGTCCAGCCTCACCCTTTCTCCCCATGGCCCCCCACGGGTGGGTTTGGGCGGTCAGCGGCAAGAGCTGACCGCTGGAGCGGCCGGAGCCGGACATTCCCCATGGGGAAACCACCCCTTGGACCTTCTCATTTCCCCCCACAGATCCCACCACGGCCCCGGAGCCGCCCCTTCCCCAACCCCAACGCCCCCACACCGCCCGGAGAGGAGCCCCCCGGCGCCAAACCCCCCGGGACCCCGCCGGCAGCCCCAGGCCGGGCTCGAGGGCCGCGGCCAAGGCGGGGGCGCGGCCGTACGCCTGCGGTCAGTGCGGGAAGAGCTTCGGCCGCCTGACCCACCTGAAGACCCACGAGCGGACGCACACGGGGGCGAAGCCGTACGGCTGCGGCCAGTGTGGGAAGCGCTTCGGCCACCTGTCCACGCTGACCACGCACCGGCGGCTGCACACGGGCGAGCGGCCCTACGGCTGCGGCGCCTGCGGCAAGAGCTTCACCAACCCCTCGGACCTCAACAAGCACCAGCGGTCGCACACGGGCGAGCGGCCGTACCCGTGCCCGGCCTGCGGCAAACGCTTCAGCCAGCAGTCCAACCTGACCATGCACCGCCGCAGCCACACCCAGGAGCGGCCCTACCCCTGCCGGGCCTGCGGGAAGAGCTTCAAGTACCTGGCGGACCTGACGGTGCACGAGCGCTCGCACACCGGGGAGAGGCCCTTCCCCTGCGGCCACTGCGGGAAGAGCTTCAGCAACAAGTCCTCGCTGGCCCGGCACACGCGGATCCACGCCAGGGACAAGTGACAGCGGTGGCTGCGGGGGCGCGGTGGCGGGCCGGTGGAGGTTTGGGGGATGGGGGGGTGGTGATGGGGCCTCGTGAGCCTGGGGGCTCCAGGTTTTGGCTCCTGGAGATGGTGTCCCCCAGGAGCTGGTGGCCCCAGGACTGTCCTGAGCTGAGATGGGTCAAACATGCATAAGGGTGGACGTGAGCTGATCTTTGATGATGGCTCCATGGTcctgttccctgctcctggaggtCCAGTGGGTGGTGGGACCATGACCATTGACACCTCCATGACCTGGTGGCTCCATGATCCTGTTCCCTGCTCTTGGAGATCCAGCAGGGATGGTGGGACCATGACTCATGGGCCCCATGAGCCTGGTGGCTCCAGATCTTGGCTCCTGGAGATGGGAGCAATGTCCCCCAGGACTGTGCTGGGGTGGGTCAAACATGGATGAGGATGGACATGAGCTGATGTTTGATGTCCCCCATGACCTGGTGACTCCATGATCCCATTGCCTCCTCCCAGAAGTCCAGCAGGGATGGTGGGACTGTGACTGATGGGCCTCATGAGCCTGGtggctccagctccc
It encodes the following:
- the LOC136375160 gene encoding zinc finger and SCAN domain-containing protein 31-like, with translation MDSGDIRKIHIGIFWGRMETPAPRPRWRLRPPEESPERGRDTGRCAARGGDWAPRLVPSLPGAPGGPGGSGGAGTELRRLRFRQFRYQEAAGPRDVWRRLRELSRRWLRPEERSKEQIMELLVLEQFLSILPEDIQSWVWVRHPESCAQAVALAESFQLGRGDPDGIWEQQVTVRVKVEDVAPGDMEDPAAFEVPPSPPSEPHREEAAPGKEKAAAEEGEPWEGDPTTAPEPPLPQPQRPHTARRGAPRRQTPRDPAGSPRPGSRAAAKAGARPYACGQCGKSFGRLTHLKTHERTHTGAKPYGCGQCGKRFGHLSTLTTHRRLHTGERPYGCGACGKSFTNPSDLNKHQRSHTGERPYPCPACGKRFSQQSNLTMHRRSHTQERPYPCRACGKSFKYLADLTVHERSHTGERPFPCGHCGKSFSNKSSLARHTRIHARDK